A single window of Mugil cephalus isolate CIBA_MC_2020 chromosome 1, CIBA_Mcephalus_1.1, whole genome shotgun sequence DNA harbors:
- the LOC125006321 gene encoding aquaporin AQPAe.a isoform X2, with the protein MTWRELRSRQFWRAMVAELLGTLVLVSAVLGASVPGPGGSPGGPLYPAVAVGAVIVAVGHCFGEISGAQVNPALTLSLLVTRRLDALRAFVYIAAQCFGACLGAGALYLALPLKTTADHFVNRVPVELNAAQALGIEVLCTFQLVFTVFSVEDQRRRESPEPGNLAIGLAHTAGVLIGARFSGASMNPARTLGPAIITGFWENHWVYWIGPVFGAIMAGVSYEFFFTRSASRQKLVACLTCKDIEIVETTSMTGSSLSTVTQNASRAKQANKQENN; encoded by the exons ATGACATGGCGTGAG CTACGCAGTCGGCAGTTCTGGCGTGCCATGGTGGCTGAGCTGCTCGGCACCCTGGTGTTAGTGAGCGCAGTGCTGGGTGCCTCAGTGCCCGGGCCTGGAGGGTCCCCGGGGGGGCCCCTGTACCCGGCGGTGGCAGTGGGAGCGGTGATCGTTGCCGTGGGACACTGTTTTGGAGAAATAAGCGGGGCACAG GTGAATCCTGCAttgactctgtctctgttggTCACACGGAGGCTGGACGCTCTCCGGGCCTTTGTTTACATTGCTGCTCAGTGTTTTGGAGCCTGTTTAGGAGCCGGGGCCCTCTACCTGGCCCTGCCACTCAAAACCACTGCAGACCACTTTGTCAACAGG GTACCCGTAGAGTTGAATGCAGCCCAGGCCCTGGGCATCGAGGTTCTCTGCACCTTCCAGTTGGTCTTCACTGTCTTCTCCGTTGAGGaccagagacggagagagagtcCAGAACCGGGAAACTTGGCCATTGGATTAGCACATACTGCTGGAGTCCTAATAGGG gcgCGGTTCTCTGGTGCAAGTATGAATCCTGCGCGAACTCTGGGTCCAGCCATAATCACTGGCTTCTGGGAAAACCACTgg gtttATTGGATCGGACCTGTTTTCGGTGCCATTATGGCTGGAGTGTCCTACGAGTTCTTCTTCACGCGCAGCGCCTCTCGTCAGAAGCTGGTGGCCTGTTTGACCTGTAAGGACATCGAAATCGTGGAGACAACCAGCATGACCGGATCGTCGCTGTCCACGGTCACACAGAACGCCTCCAGAGCCAAGCAGGCCAACAAACAGGAGAACAACTGA
- the LOC125006321 gene encoding aquaporin AQPAe.a isoform X1, translating to MTWREELRSRQFWRAMVAELLGTLVLVSAVLGASVPGPGGSPGGPLYPAVAVGAVIVAVGHCFGEISGAQVNPALTLSLLVTRRLDALRAFVYIAAQCFGACLGAGALYLALPLKTTADHFVNRVPVELNAAQALGIEVLCTFQLVFTVFSVEDQRRRESPEPGNLAIGLAHTAGVLIGARFSGASMNPARTLGPAIITGFWENHWVYWIGPVFGAIMAGVSYEFFFTRSASRQKLVACLTCKDIEIVETTSMTGSSLSTVTQNASRAKQANKQENN from the exons ATGACATGGCGTGAG GAGCTACGCAGTCGGCAGTTCTGGCGTGCCATGGTGGCTGAGCTGCTCGGCACCCTGGTGTTAGTGAGCGCAGTGCTGGGTGCCTCAGTGCCCGGGCCTGGAGGGTCCCCGGGGGGGCCCCTGTACCCGGCGGTGGCAGTGGGAGCGGTGATCGTTGCCGTGGGACACTGTTTTGGAGAAATAAGCGGGGCACAG GTGAATCCTGCAttgactctgtctctgttggTCACACGGAGGCTGGACGCTCTCCGGGCCTTTGTTTACATTGCTGCTCAGTGTTTTGGAGCCTGTTTAGGAGCCGGGGCCCTCTACCTGGCCCTGCCACTCAAAACCACTGCAGACCACTTTGTCAACAGG GTACCCGTAGAGTTGAATGCAGCCCAGGCCCTGGGCATCGAGGTTCTCTGCACCTTCCAGTTGGTCTTCACTGTCTTCTCCGTTGAGGaccagagacggagagagagtcCAGAACCGGGAAACTTGGCCATTGGATTAGCACATACTGCTGGAGTCCTAATAGGG gcgCGGTTCTCTGGTGCAAGTATGAATCCTGCGCGAACTCTGGGTCCAGCCATAATCACTGGCTTCTGGGAAAACCACTgg gtttATTGGATCGGACCTGTTTTCGGTGCCATTATGGCTGGAGTGTCCTACGAGTTCTTCTTCACGCGCAGCGCCTCTCGTCAGAAGCTGGTGGCCTGTTTGACCTGTAAGGACATCGAAATCGTGGAGACAACCAGCATGACCGGATCGTCGCTGTCCACGGTCACACAGAACGCCTCCAGAGCCAAGCAGGCCAACAAACAGGAGAACAACTGA
- the mipb gene encoding major intrinsic protein of lens fiber b, whose protein sequence is MWEFRSMNFWRAVFAEFFGTMFFVFFGMGAALRWTTGPHHVLHVALCFGLAAATLIQSIGHISGGHINPAVTFAYLVGSQMSLFRAIFYIAAQCLGAVAGAAVLYGVTPGNMRGNMAMNTLQPGISLGMATTVEVFLTMQLVVCIFSVTDERRNGRLGSAALSIGFSVTIGHLMGMYYTGAGMNPARSFAPAILFRNFINHWVYWVGPMIGGAMGALLYDFMLFPRMRGLSERLATLKGSRPPESETQQDTRGEPIELKTQAL, encoded by the exons ATGTGGGAGTTCCGGTCTATGAATTTTTGGCGGGCGGTCTTTGCAGAGTTCTTCGGGACCATGTTCTTCGTATTTTTTGGCATGGGTGCTGCTCTGCGCTGGACCACGGGCCCTCATCATGTCCTTCATGTGGCCCTGTGCTTTGGACTGGCAGCTGCCACCCTCATCCAGTCCATTGGCCACATCAGCGGCGGCCACATCAACCCTGCCGTAACCTTTGCCTACCTTGTTGGCTCACAGATGTCTCTTTTCCGCGCCATTTTCTACATTGCTGCCCAGTGCCTGGGAGCTGTAGCTGGGGCTGCCGTGCTGTACGGCGTCACGCCTGGCAACATGAGGGGAAACATGGCGATGAACACG ctgcagcctggCATCAGCCTGGGGATGGCCACCACCGTGGAGGTTTTCCTCACCATGCAGCTCGTCGTCTGCATCTTCTCTGTGACTGACGAGAGGAGGAACGGCCGTTTGGGATCTGCTGCCCTCTCCATCGGCTTCTCTGTCACCATTGGACATCTCATGGGG ATGTACTACACCGGTGCTGGCATGAACCCTGCTAGGTCCTTCGCCCCCGCCATACTCTTCAGAAACTTTATCAACCACTGG GTGTACTGGGTCGGGCCTATGATAGGAGGAGCCATGGGCGCCCTCCTGTACGATTTCATGCTGTTCCCACGCATGAGGGGTCTGTCCGAGCGCCTGGCCACACTGAAGGGCAGCCGGCCCCCAGAGAGCGAGACCCAGCAGGACACCCGCGGGGAGCCCATCGAGCTCAAGACGCAAGCCCTATAA